A genome region from Coprococcus phoceensis includes the following:
- a CDS encoding bifunctional riboflavin kinase/FAD synthetase, with amino-acid sequence MQYIKGMQFYQNDKKTAITLGKFDGLHKGHETLIERVIEHQKNDGVDSVVFAFDMAPLYEKIKKKKESLITNEERAGRLFGRVDYLVECPFVEAVSKIEAETFIKEILVKQFHAEYIVVGTDFHFGYQKKGDYHMLQQYSGEYGYEVEVIEKKCYEDREISSTYIKEEVKKGNMKLVTQLLGYPYTVTGEVQYGKQLGRKLGFPTMNIVAEKEKLLPPNGVYVSSIRIDGMLYGGISNIGCKPTVSEKEQMGIETFVFDYHGDAYGKKIEVALYEYVRPEKKFHSVEMLRKQVEQDIAYGRKWLQGFNSNF; translated from the coding sequence ATGCAATATATCAAGGGAATGCAGTTCTATCAAAATGACAAAAAGACTGCAATTACATTGGGGAAATTTGATGGTCTTCACAAAGGACATGAGACATTGATCGAGCGGGTCATTGAGCATCAGAAAAATGACGGTGTAGACAGCGTTGTGTTTGCATTTGACATGGCACCCTTGTACGAAAAAATAAAAAAGAAAAAAGAAAGTCTGATTACGAACGAAGAACGCGCAGGACGCCTTTTTGGCAGGGTGGATTATCTGGTGGAATGCCCATTTGTCGAGGCAGTTTCGAAAATTGAGGCGGAGACTTTCATAAAAGAAATTTTGGTGAAACAATTTCATGCCGAGTATATTGTAGTTGGCACGGATTTTCACTTTGGATATCAGAAAAAAGGTGATTATCATATGTTGCAGCAGTATAGTGGGGAATACGGGTATGAGGTGGAAGTGATTGAAAAGAAGTGCTATGAAGATAGAGAAATAAGCAGTACTTACATTAAAGAAGAAGTGAAAAAAGGGAATATGAAACTGGTTACACAGCTTCTTGGATACCCGTATACCGTCACAGGAGAAGTACAATATGGTAAGCAGCTTGGGAGAAAGCTTGGATTTCCGACGATGAACATTGTTGCAGAAAAAGAGAAACTGCTTCCGCCTAACGGAGTCTATGTCAGTTCAATTCGCATTGATGGCATGCTTTATGGAGGAATCTCTAATATCGGCTGCAAACCGACAGTTTCAGAGAAAGAACAGATGGGAATTGAAACATTTGTATTTGACTATCACGGGGACGCTTATGGAAAGAAAATTGAGGTAGCGCTTTACGAGTATGTGAGACCGGAAAAAAAATTCCATTCTGTAGAGATGCTTCGCAAGCAGGTGGAACAGGATATCGCATATGGGCGTAAGTGGCTTCAAGGTTTCAACAGTAATTTTTAA